A stretch of DNA from Vulcanisaeta thermophila:
TTGAGAATAAGGAGTTGGCCAGGAACTTATCGAATGTTATGAGTGGTATTGAAATTAGGTCGGAGTTACCCTCAAAACCTGGTTTAATGTACCGTGAGAACTTTGGCAGTAGGTATGTTAGGGAGGTCTTTGGGATGGATGAGGGACAGTACATGGCTAGGGTCTACGAGATAACCGTGGCGCAGACAAGGCATAAGTTGAAGCAGGTGGCTGAGAAGAGGGACTTATTCATTGCACAGGCCATATCATCGGTTGATGATATCGATAAGATCCTCAACCTAATAAGCTCCAGGGTTAGGGAGTGGTACGGGCTCCACTTCCCAGAGCTTGATGACTTGGTTAAAGATCATAGGGATTACATGACGTTGGTCAGCGAGCTTGGTCATAGGAGGAACTTCACCGTGGAGAACATAACAAAGCTGGGTATTTCCCAGGACAGGGCCAGGAGGATTTACGAGTCCTCTGTTAAGAGTGTGGGTGCTGAAATGGCTGATTGGGATCTGGAGCCCATTAGGGCCTACGCTAGGATTTACTTGCAGCTTTATAATATTAGGAATCAATTAACCCAGTACATAGATGAGGCCATGAGCGAGGTCGCACCCAACATTAAGGAGTTAGTGGGTCCCCTCCTCGGGGCCCGGTTGATAATGCTTGGTGGCGGCTTAATGAGGCTTGCCTTACTACCAGCCTCCACAATACAAGTGCTCGGTGCAGAAAAGGCCCTCTTCAGGGCGCTCAGGACTGGCAGTAAGCCGCCTAAGCACGGCATAATATTCCAATACCCAGAGATCTTTAGGTCACCCAGGTGGCAGAGGGGTAAGATTGCCAGGGCCCTGGCAGCAAAGTTGGCGATAGCCGCCAAGGCAGATGCATTCACGGGCAACTTCATAGCGCCGAGGCTTAAGGAGGAACTCCTCAAGAGGA
This window harbors:
- a CDS encoding C/D box methylation guide ribonucleoprotein complex aNOP56 subunit (functions along with aFIB and aL7a; guides 2'-O-methylation of ribose to specific sites in RNAs), translated to MSTAYVVLDTLGIVALSENGDVIDKVIYSGDVDSIAEKLNKLEVGQPVDELINLVNKLKSAGFVRVVIENKELARNLSNVMSGIEIRSELPSKPGLMYRENFGSRYVREVFGMDEGQYMARVYEITVAQTRHKLKQVAEKRDLFIAQAISSVDDIDKILNLISSRVREWYGLHFPELDDLVKDHRDYMTLVSELGHRRNFTVENITKLGISQDRARRIYESSVKSVGAEMADWDLEPIRAYARIYLQLYNIRNQLTQYIDEAMSEVAPNIKELVGPLLGARLIMLGGGLMRLALLPASTIQVLGAEKALFRALRTGSKPPKHGIIFQYPEIFRSPRWQRGKIARALAAKLAIAAKADAFTGNFIAPRLKEELLKRIQEIKTLYAKPPARKPEVKAKAKPQGAPEKKGGRKPRHK